A window of Phyllopteryx taeniolatus isolate TA_2022b chromosome 19, UOR_Ptae_1.2, whole genome shotgun sequence contains these coding sequences:
- the LOC133469523 gene encoding GATA zinc finger domain-containing protein 14-like — MAAVWLLVVLVHAVFMDKGLCFPSGAKPEESNAVLKKGAPDVSPDDVSLERVVELLDSVSTLHTPAQPASKAVLRDKESHHVRNDQTSYNKGLQNDSFSHDQQSHNMSKGQQNDLFQQVQQSVNQNNTSHSQQSESVQKVEQSVNQNNTMSHSHQSESVQVQQSVNQNNTMSHSHPSESVQQVQQSVNQNNTMSQSHPSESVQQVQQNVNQNTMSHSHPSESFKQVYQNDRLDDEALIVNV; from the exons ATGGCTGCTGTATGGCTCTTGGTTGTGTTGGTCCATGCTGTCTTCATGGACAAAG GCCTTTGTTTTCCATCTGGGGCTAAACCAGAGGAGTCCAACGCTGTGCTTAAGAAAGGCGCGCCAG ATGTGTCTCCTGATGATGTTTCACTCGAGAGAGTTGTTGAGCTTCTGGATTCTGTGTCGACGCTCCATACGCCTG CCCAACCTGCAAGCAAAGCAGTACTGCGAGACAAAGAAAGCCACCATGTGAGAAACGACCAGACGAGCTACAACAAGGGCCTCCAGAACGActccttcagccacgaccagcagagccacaacatgagcaaGGGTCAGCAGAATGACTTATTTCAACAAGTCCAGCAGAGTGTCAACCAGAACAACACGAGTCACAGCCAACAGAGTGAGTCCGTTCAAAAAGTCGAGCAGAGTGTCAACCAGAACAACACAATGAGTCACAGCCACCAGAGTGAGTCTGTTCAAGTCCAGCAGAGTGTCAACCAGAACAACACAATGAGTCACAGCCACCCGAGTGAGTCTGTTCAACAAGTCCAGCAGAGTGTTAACCAGAACAACACAATGAGTCAAAGCCACCCGAGTGAGTCTGTTCAACAAGTCCAGCAGAATGTcaaccagaacacaatgagtcACAGCCACCCGAGTGAGTCCTTTAAACAAGTCTACCAGAATGACAGACTGGATGATGAGGCGTTGATTGTGAATGTTTGA
- the LOC133469505 gene encoding oocyte zinc finger protein XlCOF22-like, which translates to MCTRMTVEYEEELWEPENENERQRQLLDAFCKMQPRVVLRRADVSGDLCPKPQEPDSPPIKEEEEDEDVTHIKEEEEGEEVPHIKEEEEEEDITKLPLSGVPLKSEDEGQSEASRGAEPLNCSSSSQHMTTEGDGDHCEGSQANGLLPPLSDSDDITSHSPHPDDDDEQSEGHKRGHADDKRWKCSPCGKTFTSKWNLKQHMRTHTGEKPFACSDCGQRFSEKGSLTKHTRKHTGEKPFCCSVCSQRFSQKGDLKIHTRTHTGEKPFACSVCGQRFSRKGILRSHSRIHTGEKPFVCSVCGQRFSRKGILRSHSRTHTGDKPFACPICGQRFSLKGYLKRHARTHTDINVDNPEQQEPELPRIKEEEEEDDKELPHIKKEVEVEEEHLQIKVEEPSEEEEEITKLPSTGIPLKSEDEGPSEASRGAEPPSSSSSSSNSSQHITTEGDGDHCGGSQTDGLIAPLSESNTDDDDDDNEQQSDSAFDDKPWKCSQCRETFAFKSRLKSHMMSHTGEKPFICSVCGQRFTQINTLTAHTRIHTGEKPFSCSVCGQRFSQKGPLICHTRTHTGEKPFACSVCGKAFTTKSDLKIHTRTHTGEKPFACSACGQRFSQKGNLKTHVRTHTGEKAVACSVCGQRFSYKYQSKNHKCADQYSRDK; encoded by the exons ACGTCAGTGGAGATCTTTGTCCCAAGCCACAGGAGCCAGACTCTCCTcccattaaagaggaagaggaggacgaagaTGTCacccacattaaagaggaagaggagggagaagAGGTCccccacattaaagaggaagaggaggaggaggatatcacCAAGTTGCCACTGAGTGGTGTGCCTTtaaagagtgaagatgaaggtcaaagtgaggcgagcagaggggcggagcctctaaactgcagcagctcaagtcaacacatgacaacagaaggtgatggagaccactgtgaaGGATCACAAGCAAACGGCCTCTTAcctccactatcagatagtgatGACATAACGTCACACTCTCCTCaccctgatgatgatgatgaacagtcAGAAGGTCATAAGAGAGGGCACGCTGATGACAAACGCTGGAAATGTTCTCCATGTGGGAAAACCTTTACTTCTAAGTGGAATTTGAAacaacacatgagaacacacactggagagaaaccttttgcttgctcagattgtggtcagAGATTCTCTGAAAAAGGAAGTTTGAccaaacacacaagaaaacacactggcgagaaacctttttgcTGCTCAGTTTGCAGTCAAAGATTTTCTCAGAAGGGAGacctaaaaatacacacaagaacccacactggggagaaaccgtttgcctgctcagtttgtggtcaaagattctctcgaaaGGGAATCTTAAGAAGTCACTCAAGAatccacactggagagaaaccttttgtctgctcagtttgtggtcaaagattctctcgaaaAGGAATCTTAAGAAGTCACTCAAGAACCCACACAGGAgacaaaccttttgcctgcCCAATTTGTGGCCAAAGGTTCTCTTTGAAGGGATATTTAAAAAGacacgcaagaacacacactg acatcaatGTAGACAATCCAGAGCAACAGGAGCCAGAGCTCCCTCgcatcaaagaggaggaggaggaggacgacaaAGAGCTCCCCCACATTAAAAAGGAagtggaggtggaggaggagcacCTCCAGATCAAAGTGGAAGAGCCatcagaagaggaggaggaaatcaCCAAGTTGCCATCAACTGGtatccctttgaagagtgaagatgaaggtccaAGTGAAGCGAGCAGAGGGGcagagcctccaagcagcagcagcagcagcagcaactcaagtcaacacataacaacagaaggtgatggagaccactgtggaggatcacaaacGGATGGCCTCATAGCTCCACTATCCGAGAGtaacactgatgatgatgatgatgataatgaacaACAGTCTGACAGTGCCTTTGATGACAAACCCTGGAAATGTTCACAGTGTAGGGAAACTTTTGCTTTTAAGAGCCGTTTGAAAAGTCATATGATGagccacactggagagaaaccttttatctgctcagtttgtggtcaaagatttactcaaataaatactttgacagcacacacaagaatacacactggtgaaaaacctttttcctgctcagtttgtgggcaaagattCTCCCAGAAGGGACCCTTAATAtgtcacacaagaacccacactggtgagaaaccgtttgcctgctcagtttgcggtaaaGCATTCACTAcaaaatcagatttaaaaatacacacaagaacacacacaggtgagaaaccttttgcctgttcggcttgtggccaaagattctctcagaagggaaacttaaaaacacACGTTAGAACGCACACCGGCGAGAAAGCtgttgcctgctcagtttgtggtcaaagattctcttatAAATACCAGTCCAAGAATCACAAGTGTGCTGATCAATATAGCCGtgataaataa